One window from the genome of Nitrosospira multiformis encodes:
- a CDS encoding DUF3024 domain-containing protein, translating to MPLSEFERVRIEKLFKAYCESKVPAHVRNKIQITFKIRGSEVKLFECRPHFDDPATWGEMAVARFKKDEKKNVWFLYCADRNSRWYLFEPYPESRDIARLLAEVQRDQTGIFWG from the coding sequence ATGCCATTGTCCGAATTTGAGCGAGTGCGAATCGAGAAGCTTTTCAAAGCGTATTGCGAGAGCAAGGTTCCAGCTCATGTCAGAAATAAAATACAGATTACATTCAAGATTAGAGGAAGTGAAGTAAAGCTTTTTGAGTGTCGTCCTCATTTCGACGATCCCGCCACATGGGGTGAAATGGCTGTAGCGCGCTTCAAGAAAGACGAAAAAAAGAATGTCTGGTTCCTGTACTGTGCGGATCGAAACAGCAGATGGTATCTCTTCGAGCCATACCCGGAAAGCCGAGACATCGCAAGGCTATTGGCCGAGGTGCAGCGTGATCAAACGGGAATATTCTGGGGTTAA
- a CDS encoding glycosyltransferase family 4 protein: MRVCFISHSAGRYGAELALVELLQGLLCLGVEVLVLIPKKGPLLDELERLNIEWRIVGYPVWMSRPRRLRSRVIRLLKTALMSIRVAWIIRKWNADVVYTNTVVIGVGALAARLLRRPHVWHSHESLKHNPSQKFDLGEQTTSYLLHRLSAAIIATSHSVKNDYKHLPDPDKIRVVYQSVTPCANAGSREPVQNRLFFQCVIIGSLHPWKGQDQAISALAQLTDRNINAHLLLVGDDGRRYRAQLVQQAKDLDMTRRLTFYGYAEDPLLLIRNADVVLVCSRWEAFGRVAIEAMLAGKPVIGSARGATTEIIQHGQTGLLYEWGNIEDLTEKIQFLHDNPEEARRIGHTAQQWAANRFTQNRYAQEILDILSEVAPNLSGTTMHHFSTGKVAVSGAAVSEIVENEPVASGMAEMETQVETSNRGAI, from the coding sequence ATGCGTGTATGTTTTATTTCTCATTCCGCCGGGCGGTACGGCGCGGAATTGGCTTTAGTCGAGCTGCTGCAGGGACTGCTTTGCTTGGGTGTTGAAGTTCTGGTGCTGATCCCGAAGAAGGGGCCGCTTCTCGACGAACTTGAGCGTCTGAATATTGAATGGCGAATCGTCGGCTATCCCGTTTGGATGTCTCGTCCCAGGCGGCTTCGCTCCCGCGTGATACGCCTGCTGAAAACGGCACTGATGAGTATCCGGGTAGCCTGGATAATCAGGAAATGGAATGCGGATGTCGTCTATACCAATACCGTCGTGATCGGGGTGGGTGCGCTGGCCGCCCGGCTATTACGCAGACCCCACGTCTGGCATTCGCACGAATCCCTGAAGCATAATCCCAGCCAGAAATTCGATCTGGGCGAACAGACAACCTCTTATCTCCTGCACCGCCTCTCCGCTGCGATTATCGCTACCTCCCACTCCGTCAAGAATGACTACAAGCATCTTCCTGATCCGGACAAGATCCGCGTCGTCTACCAGTCCGTTACCCCGTGCGCCAATGCCGGCTCACGTGAGCCAGTCCAGAATCGGCTATTTTTCCAGTGCGTCATCATTGGATCGCTGCATCCATGGAAAGGCCAGGACCAAGCCATCTCCGCGCTTGCGCAATTGACAGACAGGAACATCAATGCGCACCTGCTGCTGGTGGGGGATGATGGAAGACGCTACCGCGCGCAACTGGTGCAACAGGCAAAAGATCTCGATATGACGCGGCGCCTAACGTTTTACGGCTACGCCGAGGATCCCTTGCTTCTTATCAGGAACGCGGATGTGGTGCTCGTATGCTCCCGCTGGGAGGCTTTCGGCCGCGTGGCGATAGAAGCCATGCTCGCGGGGAAGCCCGTGATAGGAAGCGCGAGGGGAGCCACCACGGAAATCATTCAGCATGGACAAACAGGCCTTCTCTATGAGTGGGGCAACATAGAGGATCTCACGGAAAAGATACAGTTCCTGCACGACAACCCGGAGGAAGCCCGCCGGATCGGACATACCGCTCAGCAATGGGCAGCGAACCGGTTTACCCAGAATCGATATGCGCAAGAAATCCTCGATATTCTGTCAGAAGTGGCACCAAACCTATCCGGTACCACAATGCATCATTTTTCAACCGGTAAGGTGGCTGTGTCAGGGGCGGCTGTGTCGGAAATAGTTGAAAATGAGCCGGTTGCGTCCGGCATGGCTGAGATGGAAACCCAGGTGGAAACATCTAACCGAGGAGCTATTTAA
- the gltX gene encoding glutamate--tRNA ligase, protein MIRTRFAPSPTGYLHIGGARTALFSWAYARRHGGKFILRIEDTDLERSTAQSTQAILDGMAWLGLDYDEGPFYQMQRLSRYHEVAEQLLRTGNAYYCYASKEELDAMREQQRAAGLKPRYDGRWRDSKQTPPAGVKPVVRLKNPLDGAVTFRDLVKGEITVANSELDDLVLLRADGVPTYNFGVMIDDLDMNITHVIRGDDHVNNTPRQINILKALGAPLPQYAHVPMILGSDGERLSKRHGAVSVMQYRDDGYLPEALVNYLARLGWSHGDEEIFSREQLVEWFDLASINCSPAKFNPEKLQWLNQQYLKIADDARLAKLVMPFLEADGCNAAVGPDLQKVATLLKERVNTVAELADAAVYFYRFLEPIEELKAQHFTVEAKPALVDLMERLTVIEWDSHAIQDAIKAAATAHGLKMPKVAMPLRVMVTGEAQTPSINAVLELLGREETLKRMNERLAYFPA, encoded by the coding sequence ATGATCCGTACCCGTTTCGCTCCCAGTCCCACCGGCTATCTTCACATCGGCGGTGCGCGTACCGCGTTGTTTTCCTGGGCTTATGCCCGCAGGCACGGCGGCAAATTTATTCTGCGGATCGAGGATACCGACCTTGAACGCTCCACGGCGCAATCCACGCAGGCGATACTCGATGGAATGGCCTGGCTGGGGCTGGACTACGATGAGGGGCCGTTTTACCAGATGCAGCGGCTATCGCGCTATCATGAGGTGGCGGAGCAGTTGCTGCGCACGGGGAATGCGTATTATTGTTACGCCAGCAAGGAAGAGCTGGATGCGATGCGCGAACAGCAGCGTGCAGCAGGATTGAAACCTCGATACGACGGACGCTGGCGCGATTCGAAACAAACACCGCCCGCCGGGGTGAAGCCGGTGGTGCGTCTGAAGAATCCGCTCGATGGCGCGGTTACATTCCGTGATCTGGTCAAGGGGGAAATTACGGTCGCGAACAGCGAGCTGGACGATCTGGTGCTGCTACGCGCGGATGGGGTGCCGACTTATAATTTTGGCGTGATGATCGATGATCTGGATATGAACATCACCCATGTGATTCGCGGCGATGATCATGTCAATAACACACCGCGCCAGATCAATATTCTCAAGGCATTGGGAGCGCCGTTGCCGCAATATGCGCATGTGCCGATGATACTGGGATCGGATGGCGAACGGCTTTCGAAACGCCACGGCGCGGTTTCGGTGATGCAGTACCGGGACGACGGCTATCTGCCCGAAGCGCTGGTGAATTATCTCGCGCGGCTCGGCTGGTCGCATGGCGACGAGGAAATATTCAGCCGCGAGCAGTTAGTCGAATGGTTTGATCTGGCGTCGATTAATTGTTCGCCAGCGAAATTTAATCCGGAAAAACTGCAATGGCTCAACCAGCAGTATCTCAAAATTGCCGATGATGCGCGCCTGGCGAAACTCGTCATGCCTTTTCTTGAAGCGGATGGTTGCAACGCCGCTGTGGGTCCTGACCTGCAGAAAGTGGCGACCCTCCTCAAGGAGCGCGTTAATACCGTGGCGGAACTGGCTGATGCGGCAGTATATTTCTACCGTTTTCTGGAACCCATCGAGGAACTGAAGGCGCAGCATTTCACCGTTGAGGCAAAACCGGCGCTGGTTGATCTGATGGAGCGGCTTACCGTTATCGAATGGGATAGTCATGCCATCCAGGATGCGATCAAGGCTGCCGCCACGGCCCATGGGTTGAAGATGCCCAAAGTGGCCATGCCGCTGCGGGTGATGGTGACGGGCGAAGCGCAGACGCCATCGATAAATGCGGTGCTGGAATTGCTCGGCAGGGAAGAAACACTCAAGCGCATGAATGAGCGGCTTGCCTACTTTCCTGCCTGA
- a CDS encoding PEP-CTERM sorting domain-containing protein — protein sequence MNKFRQGLVIGLGSISIGLSQGAVATPITAAATLDWSQLQLVFTSLNGSESAATFSNYRTSLSSQGDSGRMNESNSKSVNDWGSTIETNADAGGVHASTLASSLSFSGSAMATNGSASSSGTRSLDFFADGPGVLTVIVPYTLSLIGDSDCYYCYYDHATVSGNASFNNYTGNGSSSAQSNVSYSLTDDYWNPSPDSQAGSLVFGIVTSRAGYGSLSVGFDLSAQASVVPEPQTYAMLLAGLMLIGRIARRRSISFT from the coding sequence ATGAATAAGTTCAGACAGGGCCTAGTCATAGGCCTGGGCTCAATCAGCATTGGGCTGAGCCAAGGTGCAGTCGCGACTCCCATTACGGCTGCCGCCACCCTTGATTGGAGCCAACTTCAGCTAGTGTTTACCAGCCTGAACGGCTCAGAATCTGCGGCAACGTTCAGCAACTACCGAACATCGCTCAGCTCGCAAGGCGATTCTGGCAGAATGAATGAGAGCAATTCAAAGTCAGTCAATGATTGGGGAAGTACAATAGAGACCAACGCGGATGCGGGCGGAGTACATGCCTCTACCTTAGCTTCGTCGTTAAGCTTTTCGGGCAGCGCGATGGCGACAAATGGTTCTGCGAGCTCTTCAGGAACCAGGTCGCTGGACTTCTTCGCGGATGGCCCCGGTGTACTGACTGTGATTGTTCCCTATACGCTTAGTTTAATCGGGGACTCCGACTGTTATTATTGCTACTACGATCATGCCACCGTTTCGGGCAATGCAAGCTTTAATAACTATACAGGAAATGGAAGTAGTAGCGCCCAGTCAAATGTTTCGTACTCATTAACTGACGACTACTGGAATCCATCTCCCGATTCTCAAGCAGGAAGCCTGGTATTCGGCATTGTTACCAGCCGTGCTGGGTACGGATCGCTGAGCGTTGGTTTTGATCTTTCCGCGCAGGCTAGCGTGGTGCCAGAACCGCAAACTTACGCCATGCTGCTGGCTGGATTAATGCTCATAGGCAGAATTGCACGGCGCAGGAGCATTAGTTTCACCTGA
- a CDS encoding HNH endonuclease encodes MNDEWNDEELKASVQAYVEMQRDERLGQPFIKKHYYKRLAEVFGRSEKAYEYRMQNISYVLALMGRSWVTGLKPARNIDGAVAAQIEKFLWEAQSQKAIPVVAFKIAVRDELKQKTPAIPNGNAKPKSRRVTVTQFRCNAPVTAWVLQQAEGTCECCEKAAPFKNVDGLPHLELHYMRQLADGGQDVISNAVALCPNCHREIHHGASAHALVAWLYDNVGRLIPE; translated from the coding sequence ATGAATGATGAGTGGAACGACGAAGAACTTAAAGCTTCCGTGCAAGCCTACGTCGAGATGCAGCGCGACGAGCGTTTAGGCCAGCCTTTCATAAAGAAACATTACTATAAGCGGCTTGCGGAGGTATTCGGTCGAAGTGAGAAGGCATATGAGTACCGGATGCAAAACATTTCGTATGTGCTTGCACTCATGGGGCGCAGCTGGGTGACGGGTCTCAAGCCCGCTCGAAACATTGATGGCGCCGTTGCGGCACAGATCGAAAAATTTCTGTGGGAAGCCCAGAGTCAAAAGGCGATCCCCGTTGTCGCTTTCAAGATCGCGGTACGGGATGAGCTCAAGCAAAAAACTCCCGCTATTCCAAACGGCAACGCCAAGCCGAAATCCCGGCGAGTGACGGTTACGCAATTTCGATGCAATGCGCCTGTCACAGCGTGGGTATTACAGCAGGCGGAAGGGACGTGTGAATGCTGCGAGAAAGCCGCGCCTTTCAAGAACGTTGATGGACTGCCCCACCTTGAATTGCATTACATGCGGCAATTGGCCGATGGAGGACAGGACGTCATCTCCAATGCCGTGGCGCTTTGTCCCAATTGCCATCGTGAAATCCATCATGGGGCCAGCGCCCATGCACTGGTGGCCTGGTTATACGATAACGTTGGCAGGCTGATCCCGGAATAG
- a CDS encoding ABC1 kinase family protein: MLWQALVAARDLGRLQEIASILIRYGFGDMVRRMGLANLLERTGRVLHWHEAGELAHLPPHARVRRALEEMGPTFVKLGQILATRVDLFEPEWIAEFSKLQDSTPASPYAEVHQQLTEDLGAPPEEVFAAFDPQPLATGSIAQVHRARLEEGGEVVVKVRRPGIRLVIEADLRWLSRLAEAIETGNSELRYVHWQEVVRQFTQSLRRELDFGVECRNAERIAMNFSGYSGPDPTYETSAAGLDAVAATDGTGFAPPLIVIPRVYWQWTGERVCVQEFIDGIPGRDLAAVDHAGLDRKILASRGVHAVIKMIVEDGLFHADPHPGNIFYLPGNRLAFIDFGMVGRLTEERRDQLARLLLGLVQHEHMRVADVLLDWTSGGGMGGDINEDALTSEIGTFVDQYLGVSLRQLKLGNMLSDLVTILRAHQLSLPPDLALFVKTFITLEGMGRELDPELDLAGEALPMLRGALAARYVPAAMAKRGWRAAADIATLIGDLPRDLARLVRSARRGRLDIHVEVAHLKHVGDQLGAAANRLVIGIVVAAIIVGSSIVMTVSGGPTLLGLPIFGLIGYSCATIGGIWLLLSISRSNKADRDRKP; encoded by the coding sequence ATGCTTTGGCAGGCACTGGTGGCGGCCCGTGATCTCGGGCGCTTGCAAGAGATTGCATCGATCCTGATTCGTTACGGATTCGGCGATATGGTGCGCCGGATGGGACTCGCCAATTTGCTGGAGCGGACTGGCCGGGTATTGCACTGGCATGAAGCGGGAGAACTGGCTCATCTCCCTCCTCACGCGCGGGTGAGGAGGGCACTGGAGGAAATGGGGCCAACCTTCGTCAAGCTTGGTCAGATTCTCGCTACGCGTGTCGATCTTTTCGAGCCTGAGTGGATCGCAGAATTCAGCAAACTGCAAGACAGCACGCCTGCTTCACCTTATGCCGAAGTTCATCAGCAACTAACCGAAGATCTCGGCGCTCCGCCTGAGGAAGTATTCGCCGCGTTCGATCCCCAGCCGCTGGCAACCGGGTCCATAGCGCAGGTGCACCGCGCCCGCCTGGAAGAAGGCGGGGAGGTGGTGGTAAAAGTGCGGCGGCCCGGTATCCGGTTGGTCATTGAGGCGGATCTGCGCTGGCTTTCAAGGCTGGCGGAAGCCATTGAAACGGGAAATTCGGAACTGCGCTATGTTCATTGGCAAGAGGTCGTCAGGCAATTTACCCAATCGCTTCGGCGAGAGTTGGATTTTGGGGTCGAATGCCGCAATGCTGAACGCATCGCGATGAATTTCTCGGGCTATTCGGGCCCGGATCCCACGTATGAAACATCCGCCGCCGGCCTTGATGCTGTGGCGGCTACGGACGGGACCGGCTTCGCGCCCCCTCTCATCGTTATCCCTCGTGTCTATTGGCAATGGACAGGCGAGCGGGTATGCGTGCAGGAATTTATCGACGGCATTCCCGGCCGTGATCTCGCCGCCGTGGATCATGCCGGTCTTGATCGCAAGATCCTTGCCAGCCGTGGTGTGCATGCGGTGATAAAGATGATAGTCGAGGACGGTTTGTTTCACGCCGACCCGCATCCCGGCAATATTTTTTATTTGCCCGGCAATCGCCTCGCGTTTATCGATTTCGGCATGGTAGGCCGGCTTACCGAGGAACGCCGTGACCAATTGGCCCGTCTCCTGTTGGGATTGGTTCAGCATGAGCACATGCGTGTTGCCGATGTGCTGCTCGATTGGACAAGCGGCGGCGGAATGGGTGGCGACATCAATGAGGATGCGCTAACGAGTGAAATCGGGACATTTGTCGATCAATATCTCGGCGTGTCATTAAGGCAGCTGAAGCTGGGCAATATGCTCTCTGACCTGGTGACTATCCTGCGTGCGCATCAGCTTTCTTTGCCGCCGGATTTGGCGCTGTTCGTCAAGACTTTTATTACGCTGGAAGGCATGGGGCGTGAATTGGATCCGGAGCTGGATCTGGCCGGGGAAGCACTGCCGATGCTACGGGGTGCGCTGGCTGCCCGTTACGTGCCTGCGGCCATGGCCAAGCGAGGCTGGCGTGCGGCCGCCGACATAGCCACCCTCATCGGTGATCTACCTCGAGATCTTGCCCGGTTGGTGCGTTCTGCCCGGCGTGGCAGACTGGATATTCACGTAGAGGTCGCGCATCTCAAACATGTGGGAGACCAGTTGGGTGCTGCCGCCAACCGCTTGGTGATTGGTATCGTTGTCGCGGCAATTATCGTGGGCTCATCCATTGTCATGACCGTATCCGGCGGCCCCACCTTGCTTGGGCTGCCTATCTTTGGGCTGATCGGTTATTCGTGCGCGACAATCGGCGGGATATGGCTTCTGCTTTCCATTTCGCGCAGCAATAAGGCGGACCGAGACAGAAAGCCTTGA
- a CDS encoding DUF768 domain-containing protein, whose product MSNRFLRWVDTWIEENIPPGANSDIESHEVKTKRLSEKLFAEAAAANFTNFETEEERERVTSRVLAAVSDSRDFDIDAYHLKSQLARENEDGD is encoded by the coding sequence ATGAGCAATCGCTTCCTGAGGTGGGTCGACACATGGATCGAGGAAAACATCCCTCCCGGCGCCAATTCCGACATAGAAAGTCATGAAGTAAAGACAAAGCGGCTGTCGGAGAAACTGTTCGCCGAGGCAGCTGCGGCCAACTTCACAAACTTCGAGACCGAGGAGGAGCGGGAGCGCGTTACGTCCCGGGTACTGGCCGCGGTCTCGGACAGCAGAGACTTTGACATCGATGCCTATCATCTCAAGTCGCAACTCGCGCGGGAGAATGAAGATGGCGACTGA
- a CDS encoding Agd3-related carbohydrate deacetylase — protein MRRLLFASMTIWLAFIAVASSPAFADNAIKLRILVITTGEVAEDLGFAYIKPVLEQMGVPYEVLNAGTQDLTAAMLASTSAGAACKAEEAGCVGNYNGIILTDADLVPGFTPAEWDILHDYQKGFGVRQAVLSGWPGTYRDPVPPYGVYLDYGLVYSSSSTDYVARWTVPGGYSKEVFEYVNQANPLPITDFAFAANPRNDANGLRDGSVPSVEPLLRTQNGEALVSIVRYMLPSRTTPVREVMISTITHAPFLVHSNVLAYEFINWVTQGVFVGARHVHMAAHSDDLFLANSLWDPALKRNNPAHTYRLRGDDINNAVNKQTAFRAAHPAAGTFKLDFAFNGSGAVVDPGAATLTANLAEDLVAAVVANKAHFRFINHTYTHADMHKAPVTADARCDYAAFTTIAAIQAEIIKNRQVWALLGLPEESQNSRVLVSGKHSGLKDPKCTDDIALHPEMFNVQADDVPFDEGGANPLFLQAVAKAGVDYLAFDSSQRAQNVERYITQYDDGSQKDRLALPRWPANIFYNVTNPLQLEDEYNYLFHGRFVSTGQNPCEIPEALCTPRNYAEILATEADIALRHMLTFNKWPHFFHQTNLAKYDESGNTLQFDWLNAVFTEYERLFNLPVKNYPYYLIGDYTQESLDTKSAAIQATWNRTANQVTLSADKLVSNLLVTGLSGGDLYGGQFIGRVTVNTNSTVFSIDRALTQ, from the coding sequence ATGAGACGCTTGCTGTTTGCTTCAATGACGATATGGCTGGCTTTCATTGCTGTGGCGTCGTCGCCTGCGTTTGCTGATAACGCCATCAAACTCAGGATATTGGTCATCACGACAGGCGAGGTGGCGGAAGATCTGGGGTTCGCCTACATCAAGCCTGTGCTTGAACAAATGGGGGTGCCATACGAGGTATTAAATGCCGGCACGCAGGATTTAACGGCAGCGATGCTTGCCTCTACTTCTGCCGGAGCTGCCTGCAAGGCTGAGGAGGCGGGCTGTGTAGGCAACTATAATGGCATCATCCTGACGGATGCCGATCTGGTTCCGGGCTTCACGCCAGCGGAATGGGACATCCTGCACGATTACCAGAAAGGCTTTGGCGTCCGCCAAGCGGTGCTGTCGGGATGGCCGGGCACTTATCGGGACCCGGTTCCCCCTTATGGGGTCTATCTGGATTATGGCCTGGTTTATTCATCCAGCTCAACCGATTACGTCGCCCGGTGGACAGTGCCTGGTGGATACAGCAAGGAAGTTTTTGAGTATGTGAATCAGGCTAACCCACTTCCCATCACGGACTTTGCCTTCGCCGCGAATCCTCGAAATGATGCCAACGGCCTTCGGGATGGTTCTGTTCCCAGCGTTGAGCCCCTACTGAGAACCCAGAATGGTGAAGCGCTGGTATCGATCGTACGATACATGCTGCCTTCCCGGACAACACCGGTACGCGAAGTGATGATTTCGACGATTACTCATGCCCCATTCCTCGTCCATTCAAATGTTCTAGCCTACGAGTTTATCAACTGGGTGACGCAAGGGGTATTCGTTGGGGCACGCCATGTTCATATGGCTGCTCATTCGGACGATTTGTTTCTTGCCAACAGCCTGTGGGATCCCGCTCTCAAGAGAAATAATCCTGCCCATACTTATCGGTTGAGAGGCGATGACATTAACAATGCAGTGAACAAACAGACTGCCTTTCGCGCTGCGCATCCGGCAGCCGGTACTTTTAAGCTGGATTTTGCATTCAATGGTTCCGGGGCGGTGGTGGATCCGGGGGCGGCGACATTGACCGCCAACCTGGCGGAAGACTTGGTGGCGGCCGTGGTTGCCAATAAAGCGCATTTCCGCTTCATCAACCACACTTATACGCATGCAGACATGCATAAGGCGCCGGTGACGGCGGATGCGCGTTGTGATTATGCTGCCTTTACCACGATTGCGGCCATCCAGGCGGAGATTATCAAGAACCGGCAAGTCTGGGCGCTTCTGGGTCTTCCCGAGGAAAGTCAGAACAGCCGGGTGCTCGTGAGTGGCAAGCACTCTGGCCTGAAAGATCCCAAATGCACCGATGATATCGCTTTGCATCCGGAGATGTTCAACGTCCAAGCTGACGACGTGCCATTTGATGAGGGTGGGGCCAATCCGCTGTTTCTTCAGGCCGTTGCCAAGGCTGGCGTGGACTATCTTGCCTTTGATTCATCGCAACGGGCCCAGAACGTTGAACGGTATATCACTCAGTACGATGATGGCAGCCAGAAGGATCGGCTTGCGTTGCCACGCTGGCCCGCCAATATTTTCTATAATGTGACGAATCCACTCCAGTTGGAAGACGAATACAACTATCTGTTTCACGGGCGATTTGTAAGTACCGGGCAAAATCCATGTGAAATACCGGAAGCGCTTTGCACCCCCCGGAATTATGCGGAGATTCTCGCGACCGAAGCCGATATCGCATTGCGGCACATGCTGACCTTCAATAAGTGGCCGCATTTTTTCCATCAGACGAACCTGGCCAAATATGACGAAAGCGGTAATACCCTCCAGTTTGACTGGCTGAATGCTGTCTTTACAGAATATGAGCGGCTGTTCAACTTGCCGGTCAAGAACTATCCCTATTATCTGATTGGCGACTATACGCAGGAAAGTCTCGATACCAAATCCGCGGCTATTCAAGCGACATGGAATCGCACGGCGAATCAGGTCACGCTGTCCGCCGACAAACTTGTGTCCAATCTTCTTGTTACGGGTCTCTCGGGCGGAGATCTGTATGGGGGTCAGTTTATTGGGCGGGTTACCGTGAATACGAACTCCACGGTATTTTCAATTGACCGGGCGCTGACTCAATGA
- a CDS encoding VOC family protein: MILIPRFVDISVRQTTSRYDGHSYLLLIPTGENVMPNTQKITPCLWFDSQAEEAVEFYIGIFRNSRILNISRYGEAGREVHGKPAGSVMTIAFELDGQAFTALNGGPTFKFNEAISFQIDCETKEEVDYYWEKLSEGGDEKAQQCGWLKDKFGASWQIIPSILSKMMSDADPEKSGRVMEAMLRMKKIDVDELARAYAG; this comes from the coding sequence ATGATTTTAATTCCCCGTTTTGTCGATATCAGCGTTCGGCAAACGACTAGCCGATATGATGGTCATTCATATTTATTATTAATCCCGACTGGAGAAAACGTCATGCCAAATACTCAAAAGATCACCCCTTGTTTGTGGTTCGATAGCCAGGCTGAAGAAGCGGTTGAGTTTTATATCGGCATATTTCGGAATTCAAGGATTTTGAACATTTCCCGCTATGGAGAAGCGGGACGTGAGGTGCATGGAAAACCAGCAGGATCAGTAATGACCATTGCGTTTGAACTGGATGGGCAGGCATTCACCGCGCTTAACGGCGGCCCTACGTTCAAGTTCAACGAGGCCATCTCGTTTCAGATCGATTGTGAAACCAAGGAAGAAGTGGATTATTACTGGGAGAAACTATCCGAAGGCGGAGACGAAAAAGCACAGCAGTGCGGTTGGCTGAAGGACAAATTTGGTGCGTCCTGGCAAATAATTCCCAGCATTTTGTCCAAAATGATGAGTGACGCCGACCCGGAAAAGTCGGGAAGGGTGATGGAGGCGATGCTCCGTATGAAGAAAATAGATGTTGATGAATTAGCGCGGGCGTATGCCGGATAG